In Methanobrevibacter sp., the DNA window GGAAGGCTTTTAGAAACAATGGAAAGATCTCAGGTTTACAGGGAAGCTCACGATGGAGCTATTTTGATTAATAAGGGAGATACTTATGTTGTAAATAACGTTAATCTTAAAAGCGGATTTGTTAATGTTTCTAAGCAAACTGTAGATTATCATACAATGGTTTTAAATAAGACTGAAATTAATATTAAAAAGAAATTGTCTAAAACAAATTATGGTGATTTGACAATCAACTTTGGAGAGTTAACAGTAAGTGAAGATTACTTCAAATATAAAAAAATGCACTTTTCAAAATCGATTGGAACATTCGAACTTGATCTGCCGCCTTTAATATTCAACACTAAAGGATTGTGGTTTACAATTCCAAAAAGCGTTAAAGATGCTCTGGAGAATAAGTTTGCAAATGATGAGGAAGTGTTTGCAGGTGGGCTTCACGGCACGGAACATGCTTTAATTGGTCTTTTTCCCCTACATACAATGTGTGACAGATTTGATATTGGTGGCCTTTCAACAAATTATCATGAGGATACCCAAGAGGCTACAATCTTTATTTATGACGGATATGAAGGAGGAATCGGAATTACCGAAAAGGCAGTTGACGTTTTTGTTGACTTGCTAAACTCAACTATTGACTTATTGGATAACTGCAAATGCAAGAAGGGATGTCCTGCCTGTATTTATTCTCCTAAATGCGGAAACGATAATAAACCACTTCACAAAGATGCAACAAAATATATTCTTGAGTATATGAAAGAGCTGATTTCCGATGATGCTGATGGTAAGAAGGAAGAAATAATTGAGGTTAACGGCAATCGGGAAGAATCTGATGAATATGTTGAAGCTTATAAATTATATGAAAAAGGGGATTACTCCTCTTCAAAGGATATTCTAAACAATATTCTCTCAGATGATAAAAAACACGTTGGGGCATTGTCCTTAATGGCTCAAATATTATACAATCAAAATCAAAAGGATATTGCGATGTTTTTCACTAAAAAAGCGCTGGCTATTGACAAATCAAATGAAATGGCTAATGAGCTTAATTTGTTATTAAACAAACCTGAGGAAAATGATTCCCAATCATCATATTTAGATGATGTTGATGCTCTCTTTGAAGAAGCTTATGATTTATATGAACAGGGGGATTTGGACTCTTCAAGTGATATTTTAGAAAAATTGCTTGATTTTGATAGTAAAAACTCTGAAGCGTGTGCTCTGATGGGCTTGATATATTATCACTCAGGAGTATTTCCAAAAGCAGTTGAATATTACAGGAAAGCCATTAAAATAAACAAATCCAGCCAGTTAGTTGAAGAATTGAAAATACGGATTTCCTAAAAGAAATCTCCCAATGGATAATAAGTCATTTTTTAAGTATTATTGAATATTTAAATTTTTTAAACTTAAGTATTACTTCATTAATATCTAAATATTAAATACTTTTATTAATTAACAAATCTATAATTACAGTATTAATGTTTTTAGGAGTGGTAAATTGCATGAATTATCTATGGCTCAGGGAATTATTAATGCAGTATTAGATACAGCTAATGAAAATAATGCTACTGAAGTTAATGAAGTTACTGTTGAAGTTGGCAGGTTGGCTATGATTAATCCTGAACAACTACAATTCATTTTAGGTGTTTTAATTGAAAATACCATAATTGAAGATGCAGAAATCAATTTTGAAGAGATTCCTGCCGAAATTAAATGTTTAGATTGTGAGTTTGACGGTGAGGCTGTACTTGATGATAGTGACCATTATGCACCACTTGTTAAATGCCCTAATTGCGATAGTCTTAGTGTAGATATTATAAATGGAAAGGATATCGTTGTTAAAAATATTGTTATTGAAAAGCCTGATGATGTTTAAATTAAAGGAGGCGGAATTATGCACCAAGTTGCGGATGTAGAAGTTGCAAAAAATATTATGGATGCTAATAAAAAATTGGCTGATAAAAATTTAAAAAATTTAGATGAAAAGGAAATATTCTGTGTTGATTTTGTAGGAGCAATCGGATCTGGTAAAACAACCCTTGTAGAAGAAATTATTGATAATACAGATTATAAAATTGGAGTCCTTGCAGGAGATGTAATATCAAAATTCGATGCAGGACGTATAGAAAAGCATAACGTTCCAGTTGTAGGATTAAACACAGGCAAGGAATGCCATTTGGATGCGCATTTAGTAGGTCACGGTCTTGCAGACTTGCCTCTTGATGATTTGGACATGGTTATTATTGAAAATGTAGGTAATTTAATCTGCCCTGTTGATTTTGAATTGGGGTCCCACTTAAGAATTGTTGTTGTAAGTGTTACTGAAGGTGACGATACTGTAGAAAAACATCCGATTATTTTCCAGACATCTGATGTTGTTGTAATCAATAAAATCGATTTGGCAGATGCAGTTGGTGCTGATGCCGATAAAATGGTTGATGATGCTAGAAAATTAAATCCTAATGTTAAAATTATTAAATCCAGCCTTAAAGAAGGTAAAGGATTAGATGAAATTATTGAAGTTATTAAAGAAGCTATGAATTAAATTTAATTTGGTGGTTTTATGAAAGTATGGATAGATATTTCAAATGCGCCTCATGTCAGGTTTTTTAAAGATGTAATTAAACATTTGGAAGCAGAAGGTGAGGATGTAATCGTTACAGCAAGGCAGTTTGGTGATATCCATAAATTAATGGAAATGTATGATATTGATTTCATATCAGTTGGCAAACATGGCGTAAGTTTATATGACAAGCTTAGGGAAAGCACATCAAGAGTTTATAATCTTGTAGATGTTATACACGATGAAAAGATTGATGTTGCACTTAGCAAGCACTCTATTGAACTTCCAAGAATCAGTTTTGGTTTGGGAATTCCAAGCTTATACGTTTTGGACAATGAACATGCATTGGCTGCTAATAAATTGACCCTTCCTTTATGTGATAGGATTATTACTCCAAAAATAATTGATATGTGGAAATTAATGAAATTTGGAGCAGATCCAAACAGCATCATTTCTTATGACGGAACCTCTGAATTAATGCACTTTAAAGACTTCAAATATAATGATAATATTTTTGAGGATTTGGGTCTTAATCTGACTCATCCTAAAACTATTTTGATGAGGCCTGAGCCTTCACTTGCATCTTATTTGGATGCAGATTGCAGAAAATCTGTTCTGACTCCTATTGTTGATGAATTAAAAAATGTGGCCAATATATTAATTCTTCCAAGATTTAAGGAACAGGCTGAAATTTTTGAAGGAATTGAAGGGGTTTCTATTTTAAAACCTCCTGTTGATACTTCAAATATTATTAAAAAATGTGATTTGGTAATCGGTGCCGGAGGCACAATGAACAGGGAAGCTGCAATTTTACAAACTCCTGTTATTTCTTGTTATCCTGGAGATACCCTGTCTGTTGATGAGTATTACATTAAAAAAGGTTTAATGTACAGGTCTCAAAATCCGGATGAGGTTATTCACAAAGCATTGGAATTTATTGTCAATCCTCATAAAAAGGTTGATGTTAAAACTGATGATTTATTCCAAATTATTATAGATAACTTATATGATTTGGCTAAAAATGGCAAATAGTTATTTATAATGAAAATATTAAATATTACTATATACTAATATATGATTATGGGCTGGTAGCTCAGATGGTAGATCGTCGCCTTGGCATGGCGGAGGCCCCGGGTTCAAATCCCGGTCAGTCCATTTATTTTTTTAAAATAAACTAGAATTGTGATTAAATTATGTTGTTAATTGCTCAAAACCATTTACAATTAATTATAGAAGTAGGATTGATGCTATTTATAACATGGGTTTTTTGTCTTAACTTAATTCCTTTGTCACTTAGTGTAGTAACCTTTTTATCATTGTTCTTAATGGGAGGTTTGACACTTCTTTTCGGAGCAGATATTGCACTTCTCGTAATATCTTCTAGTCAGGCAGAATTTACTCACCCGTTCGGTCCGTTGGCATTGCTTGGAGCTGTAACTGCACTTGCTTCGCTGAAGGTGATGTCGGAATCGGGTGTTGATATCAGACCACTTAAGAGATTTGTAATTTTATTCATTGCAGGTATTACTGTATTTGGTGGATTGATGCACAGGTCTTTCTTGCTTTTATGGATTTTAGGATTGTTTTTCGGTTACCTAATCATATCCAAGTCATTTAGAGAAAAATCCGTATTTACTTTAAGAAGAATCATGATTTTTTTAGGCGCTGCAGGAGTAGGTTTTGTTCTTCTGGAAGTTATTGCTCGGGTATCCGGCATGACTATCTTCTCTCCGCTTTTAAGATTGGGAAGGATTGAACAGTATTCATTATCAAGTATTAAAACAGTATTGAACAATATCCAATTGATTGGTCATAATGCAAATGCTTCCTATTGGGGAGCAGAAGGAACAGCATTTGCCGAAGGTTACATTTTGCTTCCGATGCAATTAATTTTATTCTTTGGTTTGCCGTTTCCGATGTTTTTCGGTGTACTTGTAAACCAAAAAGATACAATCGATTATTTGCTTCCGGGAATCTTCGGTTGGGGATTCGACTTTGGAATATTGGGACTTGTTGGTTTGGTAGTATTTGTGCTTGGAACAATCATTATCGGATTTAAAGTATTGAATCTCTACAGAGAGAAAAGAGAGAAAAACAATAAAAAATACCTGGGAAAAGAAGTATTGTTAACTGGTGCATTAGCAGCATTCTGCGCTCAATCATTAATTGGACTGTTTGTATTTAACAGATCAATTAACGGTATGGCGCTGTTGACGTTCCTGTTTTTAGGCGCATTAATTTTAGCTAATGTTGTTACATTAAAATCAAGATCGTAGTGAGGTAATTATATGAAAGCTTTAGTATTGCTCGGATGTCCTGAGACTCCATCACAAACTCCGATGGCAGTTTATGTCTTTAATAAATTAACTAAAATGGGTTATGATACTACAATTGCTGCCAATCCTGCAGCATCCAAACTGGTTAAAATATCTGATCCTGAAGATTTATACAGTCTTAAATTGGCTGATTTGGAAAGAACTTTAGGCGAAATTAATGAAGGGGATTATGATTTATTAGTAGGTTTTGTGCATAAAGACGCAGCAGCTTCATTTTTCGTCACATTCGACCAAATCTTAAACACAAAATCCCTTGCATTAGTATTTTCAAGAGATGCTGATGAGGTTGAGGAATTTGTTAACATGATTAAAGAAAGCGGAAGCAATGCAGTAATCAGCGCTATTAGGGCTTTCCACAATCCTTCACCAATAAAAGTTAAATTTGATAAAGCTATAAAGGAGTTTGAATAAAATGTCATTCTGTTTGGACACCTATCTTCAGCAATCTGATAATTATGAAATTCATGCTTCAAAAGCAGGCTTTAAAGATTGTGCAATGATTATCAGGTTCAAAGCTGATGATCTGGTATATATAAAACCTGGAGATGAAGTTCTAGGCGTAAGGGTTATCGGCATTCCCCCAATTCCGATTGGTTTCAGCCATGAAAAAGGAACAGTTTTTATCCCATACACAAAGCCATGTCATGGAACTTCAGTAGTTGAACTTCCAATCGATGAAGAGGAAGTTGAAAAAATCAAAAAACTCGACACTGGTAATAAAAAATGAGATCGACTGTTGTAGGTAGTTTTCCGGCTGAGGAAAGCTATCCCGCTAATTTTAAAGATAAGCTATTAAATTATTTTGGACTATATGATTCATTTAAGAAGGCTATTGAGAATAGCGTAATCGCTCAGCTCGATGCCGGTGTGGATATTGTCTCTGACGGTCAGGTTAGAGGGGACATGGTTTCTATTTTTACAAAGTATATTCCGGGAATGAAAATCGAAGATGGAAATACTGTCATTGTTTCTAAAATTAAAAATCCGGTTCAGGAAATTTCCATTAAAGATCTGCAATATGCAAAAAAGGTAATGGAAAAATATTATAACGGAAACATTCCTGAAGGTAAAGGAATCAAGGGAATTATAACAGGCCCCAACACTATCGTTCACTCTTCAAGAATTCAATCTTTTTACAAAAACAGGGAAGATGCAATTATTGATCTGGCTCATTCCCTGAAATTTGAAGTTGACGCAATAGTTAAAAAGGTTAATCCTGTTTACATTCAGGTCGATGAACCGTTCCTGTCTACAGGGATGGTTGACATGAAGGCAGCCCGTGAAGCTATTGATATTATCCATGAGGGTCTTGAAATACCTTTGGGAATGCATGTGTGCGGCATTTTATCTGATGCATTTAAGGATTTGGCAAAATTCAACATTGATATTTTAGATATGGAATTTGCAGGAAATAATGTAAATCTTGGAATTTTAGAAAAAAACGCTAATCTGCTGGGCAATAAAAAGGTAGGATTTGGATGTCTTGATTCTTCGGTAAATGAGGTGGATGAAATCAAAGACATTGACGGGTTAGTATGCAAGGCTATTGAAATTGTTGGAAAGGACAATCTCCTTTTAGATCCTGATTGCGGTCTTAGAAGGGCACCGAGAGATGTTGCTTTTGAAAAATTAAGACTTATGAATCAAATCAAAGACAAATATAGTTAAATCATCTTTTTTTTGAAAATTCGATTATATTTATTAATGTATGGTTGTTTGATAAAGGATTTGATAGAAAAATTAGTTTTGAGGCAAGTTATAATCAGATTATTTTTAAGGAATATTTCCTTAAAATAATCATCGGTATTCGTGTTTAAAGTTTTTATCATATAGCTTTGATGGATTAAAATCATCTCTATCCAATACATCTCCCACTATAATCATTGCAGTTTTTGTTATTTTGGCATCTTTAACTTTTTGTGCAATATCCTGAAGGGTTCCTCTAATTATTTGCTGGTCTGGCCATGTCGCCTTTTTAACTACAGCAACAGGTGTTGTTTTTTCATATCCGACAAGCAGTTCATCAACCACTTTATCAATCATGCCGATTCCTAAAAAGATACACATTGTGGCGTGATGCTTTGAAAAACTGGCTATACTTTCACCATCAGGTTTGGGAGTTCTGCCTTCCGGACGGGTAATAATAACACTTTGTGAAATTTCAGGCAGTGTCAATTCTGTTTCTAAAACGCTTGCTGTTCCAAATAAGGAACTTACGCCAGGAATGATTTCATATTCAATATCATGTTTTTTAAGTTCACGAATCTGTTCTGCAATTGCGCCGTAAATGGAAGGGTCTCCTGTGTGGACACGAGCAACTAATTTTCCGCTGTTGACGGCTTCTCTCATAATTGCATCAGTTTCATCCAAATTTAAATATGCGCTATTGTGAATTTCACAGTCTTCTTTTGCAGGTGATAAAACCTCTTTATTAACAAGTGAACCTGCATAAATAATAACATCCGCTTTTTTGATTACATTTAGTCCTTTGACGGTAATTAAGTCAGGATCTCCCGGACCTGCGCCAATGAATATAACTTTTCCTTTCATGATATGATTGTTTAGTTGGAATATTATATATTTATTTTGCATCAAGATTGAGGTTCATGTTAAGTAATCTTTATTAATACTTAAAATAATTAAAAAATATGGACGAAAAAGGTTTTATTTCAGTTGAATACATATTTTCGGTATTTATCATATTTTTTATGGCTTGCAGTCTATTGTTTTACTCATCATCACTTTTTAGTTTAAGTTTCAATATTGATGATGGGATTTCACACAGAATCATTTTAGATGATGTTGGAGGAGTAATTTGTCAGGTTAACTCAAACGGTGTAGGATATTCCAAATCCATTAAACTGCCGTCTGATAAAGGTTATTTTCTAATAACTGCTGATAAAGATAAACTGACAATTGAATATGATGGTAAAAAGGCGGAAACGATGCTTCCGCTTGTAAAAATGAGTTCTAAATATAAATTAGTTAGCGGGAGGGTATATCTAATTTCAAAAACAGATGAGGGGATAGTGATAACATGACTGACAATAGGGGCATGATGTCAGCTGAGCTATTGTTCTTATTTGGAAGTTTGATAGTTGTATTGATGATTTTAAGTGTTTTTATTGCCGGTGAAAACGAATTAAACATTGCAATGAGTGCTGCACGCTGTGGTGCAATGGATGGAATTGCATCTTCTTCAAGCGGCATATATCCTCTTGACACCTATAGGGAATATTCGAATTCTAAAAAAACTCTATTGAATCCCTATTCTGTTGAAATTATAAATGTTTCGTATATTGAATTGGGAATGGACAATAATTATGGCAAAAAAAGAATACAGTTTAAAGTTTATGCAAAAACCTCCGATAGATTTAAAAAAGATGAGCTTGAATCAATAGGAAGCAGGATTAATTATTATTTAAGAAAGTCCCTTGCAGTCAGTTTCAACACAACCGATGCAACTAATGACTTGTACAATCCTGTTTTCTCAAAACGTTACGTCTACACAACAGCAAATGTTAAATGGATGTAGCGCATTTAATACTGAAAATTCTATATGCATTTTCTGTTGTAATTTCATCGACGGTGTCTACATCGATATTTTTAATTTCCGCTATTTTATAAACTGCATTTACAACATTTGCAGGTTCATTTCTATTTTCTTTTTTCATTGCCAAATAAGGGCTGTCGGTTTCAGTTAAAATATAGTTTAAATCGATTTTTTCAATCAAATCCTGATGCTGTTTAGAATAGCACAGCATTGTTGAAAAACTCATATACGCATTGTCCATATCCATTATCCTTTTTGCTGTTTTAAAACTGCCTCCGTAGCAATGAAAAACGAAATAGGGGATGTTGTCATATTCTCCAATGATATTTACGGCTTTTTTTTCACAATCTCTAACATGCATCACGATTGGCATTTCACATTCGTCTGCAAGCTTCAAAAAGCCGGTAAAGATTTCTTGCTGTCTTTTACGCAGTGCTTTATCAGTAACATAAAAATAGTCCATTCCAACTTCACCGATAGCTACAATTTCCTTTTGATGATTTAAGATATTTTCATGTGCAGTTTTCAAGTCTTCTTCTGTTGATTTTTGAGAACTTACCGGATGAAATCCAAATGTGGGATAAATAAAGTTTTCATAATCTTTTGAAAGCTCTAGCACTTTCATATTGCTGCTGTTGCTGTAACCTGAAACGATTACACAATCCAGCTTTTCTTTTGCTCTTTTGATAACCTCAGTTCTGTCATTATCAAAATCTTCAAAATCAATATGGCAATGTGTATCAATCATATTAAGCCCCAAATCTCCTGTCTCTTGCCTGATATGATCTGATGGCTCTTATAAAATCAACTTTTCTAAGTTCGGGCCATAATGTTTCACAGAAGTATAATTCAGAATATGAGGACTGCCAAAGTAAAAATCCGCTTAAACGCTCTTCCCCGCTGGTTCTGATGATTAAATTAGGGTCTTCTAACCCTCCGGTATAGAGGTTTTTGCTTACAAGTTTCTCATCCACATCATCAATTGAGATTTTTCCATCCTGAACATCCTTGATAATCTTTTTAAATGAATCGATAATTTCTAAACGCCCGTCATATCCGATAGCCAAGTTGAGGAATCTCTTGTTGTAGTGTGCAGTTGCATCTTCAGCTTCTTTAATCGCTTCATTTACTTCGTCAGGAAGCAGTTCTGTTCTGCCTACCACTTTAACTTTCACTTCGTTTTTGTGTATTTTTTCATTATCGACCAGTCTTTTGAAGTTTATGATAAACAGGTTCATCAAACCTTCCACTTCATGTTTCGGACGGTTAAAGTTTTCAGTTGAGAAAGCATAAGCAGTAATAATCTCTATTCCAAGTTCAATACTCCAATCCAGGACTTTTTCTAAGGTGTCTACACCAAGTTCATGTCCTTTAACTACATCGATACTTCCCTGTATTTTGGAGTATCTTCTGTTTCCGTCCATGATTATAGCAACATGTTTTGGCATTTTTTCTGGAACTAAATCTTTTGTGATGTACCATTCATAAATTTTGTAAAGTATGTTTTCTGCCATGTTATCCCCTTTTCCATGTCTTTTAAATGTCATCTAAGCTATTGGCTAAGGTTAAGCTGCGGACGTATCCTTCGATACTTTGGTCTCTGCTTGTGTCAATGTAAATTTTATCCATGCCAAAAGTTATAGCACCGTAACTTGGCCATGAATTAAGTAAAACTAGGGTTCTAAAAATAATGTTTCCGACTCTTCCGTTTGGTGCAACGATAATATTGCAGTTGTCATTAATCGCTTTTTCAACTAAAATAAAGTAATTTTTAACTTCTTCACAGGTGACTTCTTCAATAAGCTTTGTTAATCTTTTACTTTCAGTAATGGATTGGGATACTTCTTCGCCTCTTCCAAAATCATCTTCTCTTCCTTCTGCAAGAACCGCTATTTTCGGCGTTTTTCCAACTTTTTTAAGGAAGTTTATGCAATTCTTAACAATGTTTAATTTATCTTCGACAGTTTCGCCCTCATCAATTCCGACAGGGGTTAACAGGAATTCATGTTCTGCTCCGTTAACGTATGTTGCTCTTGAAAGATAAGGATACTTTTCCTTTAGTTCTTTCATAATATTAGAGGCCGGAAGCGATCCACGAACTACACTATCAATTTGTTTATCTAAAACTGCTCGAACTAAATCTTCATCTCGATATATTAGTTTTAAATTTGTTTTCGGGTGTTTTTCTTTAAAAATATGACAGGCTTGTATAATATTTTCGTTTTCTCCAACACCAATAGCTATTGTCTTCATTAGTATAATGTTTATCATATCTTATATAAATTAATTTTCTTAAATCTTTATGTTGATGGTTATTTTCAAACTTTTGATTAAAATAAAAAGAAGAGAGATTATAAAAATCTCTATGAATTATTAAAATTTTCTATGGCGCTATCAGTTAGATTGAGTATTTCCTGTGCCAGGTCAGGATAGGAATCGTCTATTGGTATTGGGATATTGTCACAGTAAACAACTTCCAAACCTGCTTCGATAGCATCTTTTGTTGCAACATCAACGGCAGCAGCTTTAAGTTCACTGAGCATCACATCGCATTTGTCCATATATCTTTCCATATCTTCCCGCAGAAGAGGTCTGTTAGACAGGTGTGAGGTTGTACCAACGATTTTGCATCCGTAATTTTCTTCAAGATATTTGACAAGCTCTTCTTTTATCTCTTCAGGGGCGGTGGTTGCAAATAAAACATTTTTGCCAGATATGTCATCTAAAGGTTTTGGTCTAAAAACAGTTGAAATGATCGGTGCGTCAGGATTTAAATCCCTGGCGAATTCTTCAATTTTGGCTATTTTATCATCTGAAGCCATAGGTTCTTCACACATTGTTAAAATGATTAAATCTCCAAGTCCGATTCTGTAAGGACCAAAATAGGAAGTTAAATTTTCAAGAGGCTGGTTTGCACCAATAAGCACGATTTTTTTATCGGTTTTAATAGGAGGTATTGCAGCGCCGCTGCCTTCGAAAATGGCAAATTCTGCATCAACTTCATTGGCCAGTCTGGCTCCTTTTTTCATATTTGTTAAAAAGACTTCACCTGCCATTCCTCCACCACAGCGTCTACATCCAATGGTTAGGATTCTGCTCATTAAAGCATCTTCCCAGTGGTCACTGGCTGCGTGAACTCCTTTTTCAGACTGTTCTAAGAGAAATTCTGCTGAAATTTCTAACTCTTCACCATGAACTATTTCCGGTTCGCTAGGTCCTCCTCTGCCCATGGCTATTACACAGGGATTATAATTGTTCTTGTCAATTAATCTGGATACAAAACCTGAAACAGCAGTTTTTCCTATACGTTTGCCTGTTCCAAGTATTGTAATGGATGGTTTTTCCATTATGTCATACTGACTTACAGGTTCAAATTTAAAATCAGGTCCTTCGTAACTTATTCCTTCATTAAGTACATGACAGGCTATTTTAAACCGTTTGGGATAATCCAGAATTGGTTCATCGCTTAAATCCATAACGGTATCAATATCGTATTTTCTAATCATTTCAATAATGATTTCATAGGGTATGTTTTTGTCTTTTGCAAACTGAACTGGAACTCCAAGTTTTTCGGAGTATGATTCTTCTGAATCGTCTCTGAGTTTTTCAGTTCCTCCAATAAAAACAGCGCCTGCAATATCAATGTGGTCCAGGTTATTTAATGTCTCAATTGCTTCTTGTGTTACCGGAAGGTAGTGTTCACCGTCAACTAAACAAAGCATCTTATTAATAGATTTCATAAGGATAGATATTAATTTAATAATATTTAAATTTCTAAACTTTTTTTCAAATTTTTGCATGTTTTTTTATTTTAAAATATGACTTAAATTTTATTCAATGATTAGTTTAAAAGATTTTAAAATAATAAGTTTGTACTCAATTTTGTTTTTAATCATTCAATTTTTTTTAAGAATGTTGAAAAAACAATAAGTATATATATATATACATATTTCCATAGTCATGTTGTGAGTTTAATCTTGAGATTGTATTTTAATTGAGGGATTATTTTAAATCATGATATGATTATTGTAATGTTATTTAAATAATATGGAGGTGTTAAGGGTTATTCAAGAAATAACAAGACGTAAACTTTTGTTATTTATACTTTTCATAATGGTTTTAATTGGAACCATGTCAGTAGTTAATGCTAGTGATT includes these proteins:
- a CDS encoding DUF354 domain-containing protein, whose amino-acid sequence is MKVWIDISNAPHVRFFKDVIKHLEAEGEDVIVTARQFGDIHKLMEMYDIDFISVGKHGVSLYDKLRESTSRVYNLVDVIHDEKIDVALSKHSIELPRISFGLGIPSLYVLDNEHALAANKLTLPLCDRIITPKIIDMWKLMKFGADPNSIISYDGTSELMHFKDFKYNDNIFEDLGLNLTHPKTILMRPEPSLASYLDADCRKSVLTPIVDELKNVANILILPRFKEQAEIFEGIEGVSILKPPVDTSNIIKKCDLVIGAGGTMNREAAILQTPVISCYPGDTLSVDEYYIKKGLMYRSQNPDEVIHKALEFIVNPHKKVDVKTDDLFQIIIDNLYDLAKNGK
- the hypA gene encoding hydrogenase maturation nickel metallochaperone HypA — translated: MHELSMAQGIINAVLDTANENNATEVNEVTVEVGRLAMINPEQLQFILGVLIENTIIEDAEINFEEIPAEIKCLDCEFDGEAVLDDSDHYAPLVKCPNCDSLSVDIINGKDIVVKNIVIEKPDDV
- a CDS encoding 2,3-diphosphoglycerate synthetase — protein: MKSINKMLCLVDGEHYLPVTQEAIETLNNLDHIDIAGAVFIGGTEKLRDDSEESYSEKLGVPVQFAKDKNIPYEIIIEMIRKYDIDTVMDLSDEPILDYPKRFKIACHVLNEGISYEGPDFKFEPVSQYDIMEKPSITILGTGKRIGKTAVSGFVSRLIDKNNYNPCVIAMGRGGPSEPEIVHGEELEISAEFLLEQSEKGVHAASDHWEDALMSRILTIGCRRCGGGMAGEVFLTNMKKGARLANEVDAEFAIFEGSGAAIPPIKTDKKIVLIGANQPLENLTSYFGPYRIGLGDLIILTMCEEPMASDDKIAKIEEFARDLNPDAPIISTVFRPKPLDDISGKNVLFATTAPEEIKEELVKYLEENYGCKIVGTTSHLSNRPLLREDMERYMDKCDVMLSELKAAAVDVATKDAIEAGLEVVYCDNIPIPIDDSYPDLAQEILNLTDSAIENFNNS
- a CDS encoding DUF1890 domain-containing protein — protein: MKALVLLGCPETPSQTPMAVYVFNKLTKMGYDTTIAANPAASKLVKISDPEDLYSLKLADLERTLGEINEGDYDLLVGFVHKDAAASFFVTFDQILNTKSLALVFSRDADEVEEFVNMIKESGSNAVISAIRAFHNPSPIKVKFDKAIKEFE
- the cobM gene encoding precorrin-4 C(11)-methyltransferase; amino-acid sequence: MKGKVIFIGAGPGDPDLITVKGLNVIKKADVIIYAGSLVNKEVLSPAKEDCEIHNSAYLNLDETDAIMREAVNSGKLVARVHTGDPSIYGAIAEQIRELKKHDIEYEIIPGVSSLFGTASVLETELTLPEISQSVIITRPEGRTPKPDGESIASFSKHHATMCIFLGIGMIDKVVDELLVGYEKTTPVAVVKKATWPDQQIIRGTLQDIAQKVKDAKITKTAMIIVGDVLDRDDFNPSKLYDKNFKHEYR
- a CDS encoding methionine synthase, with protein sequence MRSTVVGSFPAEESYPANFKDKLLNYFGLYDSFKKAIENSVIAQLDAGVDIVSDGQVRGDMVSIFTKYIPGMKIEDGNTVIVSKIKNPVQEISIKDLQYAKKVMEKYYNGNIPEGKGIKGIITGPNTIVHSSRIQSFYKNREDAIIDLAHSLKFEVDAIVKKVNPVYIQVDEPFLSTGMVDMKAAREAIDIIHEGLEIPLGMHVCGILSDAFKDLAKFNIDILDMEFAGNNVNLGILEKNANLLGNKKVGFGCLDSSVNEVDEIKDIDGLVCKAIEIVGKDNLLLDPDCGLRRAPRDVAFEKLRLMNQIKDKYS
- the uppS gene encoding polyprenyl diphosphate synthase, whose translation is MAENILYKIYEWYITKDLVPEKMPKHVAIIMDGNRRYSKIQGSIDVVKGHELGVDTLEKVLDWSIELGIEIITAYAFSTENFNRPKHEVEGLMNLFIINFKRLVDNEKIHKNEVKVKVVGRTELLPDEVNEAIKEAEDATAHYNKRFLNLAIGYDGRLEIIDSFKKIIKDVQDGKISIDDVDEKLVSKNLYTGGLEDPNLIIRTSGEERLSGFLLWQSSYSELYFCETLWPELRKVDFIRAIRSYQARDRRFGA
- the hypB gene encoding hydrogenase nickel incorporation protein HypB, with protein sequence MHQVADVEVAKNIMDANKKLADKNLKNLDEKEIFCVDFVGAIGSGKTTLVEEIIDNTDYKIGVLAGDVISKFDAGRIEKHNVPVVGLNTGKECHLDAHLVGHGLADLPLDDLDMVIIENVGNLICPVDFELGSHLRIVVVSVTEGDDTVEKHPIIFQTSDVVVINKIDLADAVGADADKMVDDARKLNPNVKIIKSSLKEGKGLDEIIEVIKEAMN
- the mtxX gene encoding methanogenesis marker protein Mmp4/MtxX, translating into MKTIAIGVGENENIIQACHIFKEKHPKTNLKLIYRDEDLVRAVLDKQIDSVVRGSLPASNIMKELKEKYPYLSRATYVNGAEHEFLLTPVGIDEGETVEDKLNIVKNCINFLKKVGKTPKIAVLAEGREDDFGRGEEVSQSITESKRLTKLIEEVTCEEVKNYFILVEKAINDNCNIIVAPNGRVGNIIFRTLVLLNSWPSYGAITFGMDKIYIDTSRDQSIEGYVRSLTLANSLDDI
- a CDS encoding TatD family hydrolase, whose product is MIDTHCHIDFEDFDNDRTEVIKRAKEKLDCVIVSGYSNSSNMKVLELSKDYENFIYPTFGFHPVSSQKSTEEDLKTAHENILNHQKEIVAIGEVGMDYFYVTDKALRKRQQEIFTGFLKLADECEMPIVMHVRDCEKKAVNIIGEYDNIPYFVFHCYGGSFKTAKRIMDMDNAYMSFSTMLCYSKQHQDLIEKIDLNYILTETDSPYLAMKKENRNEPANVVNAVYKIAEIKNIDVDTVDEITTENAYRIFSIKCATSI
- a CDS encoding DUF1894 domain-containing protein; translation: MSFCLDTYLQQSDNYEIHASKAGFKDCAMIIRFKADDLVYIKPGDEVLGVRVIGIPPIPIGFSHEKGTVFIPYTKPCHGTSVVELPIDEEEVEKIKKLDTGNKK